The following are encoded in a window of uncultured Sphaerochaeta sp. genomic DNA:
- a CDS encoding ParB/RepB/Spo0J family partition protein, giving the protein MSQETNKKHGLGKGIGSLMQDYSFDSVLDSALGLASSKPDAEKGQRVLEVPVEQIRANPNQPRKDFNQEALEELSQSIQREGVLQPILVEEIAPGLYSIVAGERRFRAAKIAGLERMPVLVKDFTQMQRLEVSLIENIQRESLNPIEEAKAYAYLIQEAGITQEELAKRLGKNRSTISNSIRLLQLSSSMQQDLLNGKFTAGQARAILSVVNPADREILYRTVLEKDLSVRATEQLASQFNLGKRAAYQKKKRAKKSLAKAPEIIAIEDKFLHAVGSQVEIKGSLEKGKIEIPFTSSEELERLYQLLMPNQGLFEV; this is encoded by the coding sequence GTGTCGCAAGAAACCAATAAGAAACATGGATTGGGGAAAGGAATAGGGTCCTTGATGCAAGACTATTCATTCGATTCAGTTTTGGACTCCGCCCTTGGCCTAGCCTCATCAAAACCAGATGCAGAAAAAGGACAACGTGTACTTGAGGTTCCTGTTGAACAAATTCGTGCAAACCCAAACCAGCCAAGAAAAGATTTCAACCAGGAAGCACTGGAAGAATTGAGCCAGTCAATTCAACGAGAAGGTGTGTTGCAGCCTATCCTGGTAGAGGAGATTGCCCCCGGGTTGTATAGTATTGTGGCTGGGGAGAGAAGATTCCGGGCAGCAAAAATTGCTGGACTCGAGCGGATGCCGGTACTGGTGAAAGATTTCACCCAGATGCAACGATTGGAAGTTTCTCTCATAGAGAATATTCAGAGAGAGAGCCTGAACCCTATTGAAGAAGCGAAGGCGTATGCTTACCTTATTCAAGAAGCAGGGATAACCCAAGAGGAGTTGGCAAAGAGACTGGGAAAAAATAGGTCCACCATTAGTAATAGCATTCGGCTTTTACAATTGAGCTCTTCCATGCAGCAGGATTTGTTGAATGGCAAATTTACTGCAGGTCAGGCGAGAGCAATCCTATCTGTGGTGAATCCTGCTGATAGGGAAATTCTTTATCGTACCGTACTGGAGAAAGATCTTTCAGTACGGGCAACGGAACAGTTGGCTTCGCAGTTCAATTTGGGTAAACGTGCTGCATATCAAAAGAAGAAACGAGCAAAGAAGAGTCTAGCGAAGGCTCCTGAGATTATTGCAATCGAAGATAAATTCCTGCATGCAGTAGGATCGCAGGTGGAGATTAAAGGGTCACTGGAAAAAGGGAAGATTGAGATTCCCTTTACCAGTAGTGAAGAATTGGAAAGACTATATCAGTTGCTGATGCCAAATCAGGGGCTGTTTGAAGTATAA
- a CDS encoding peptidylprolyl isomerase gives MDKKELKDGVYAVLHTSKGEITLFLESKKAPMTTANFVGLAEGSLNVNGEGKPFYANLTFHRVIENFMIQGGCPKGNGTGGPGYTFPDEFDDSLKHTEPGVLSMANAGPGTNGSQFFITHVATPWLDGKHSVFGHVVEGMDVVNSIAQGDKLSRVEIVRVGKEAEAFEVSREIFTQYVLAAEEKNKSREAKEKEKLEKELKNRWPDAKVTETGLRYVVKKDGEGKKSPKHGQTVTVHYTGSLLDGRIFDSSVQRGTPAQFAIGQVIEGWNEALKTMTVGEQRTLIIPPELGYGTMGYPGVIPPNSYLIFDVELIKF, from the coding sequence ATGGATAAGAAAGAATTGAAAGACGGTGTGTATGCCGTATTGCATACCAGTAAGGGTGAGATCACACTATTCCTAGAGAGCAAGAAGGCTCCAATGACCACTGCAAACTTTGTAGGGCTTGCAGAGGGATCTTTGAATGTGAATGGGGAAGGAAAGCCTTTCTATGCTAATCTTACCTTCCATCGGGTCATTGAAAACTTCATGATCCAAGGTGGATGCCCCAAAGGGAATGGAACCGGAGGTCCTGGATATACGTTCCCAGACGAGTTCGATGATTCATTGAAACATACCGAACCAGGTGTTCTCTCCATGGCAAACGCTGGACCCGGAACAAATGGAAGCCAATTTTTTATCACACATGTGGCGACACCTTGGTTGGATGGAAAGCATTCCGTCTTTGGTCATGTTGTAGAAGGTATGGATGTGGTGAACTCCATAGCACAAGGTGATAAGCTCAGTCGTGTTGAGATTGTACGCGTAGGAAAGGAAGCTGAGGCATTCGAAGTCTCTCGTGAGATCTTTACCCAGTACGTACTTGCAGCAGAGGAAAAGAACAAGAGCCGCGAAGCCAAGGAAAAAGAGAAGCTTGAGAAAGAGCTGAAGAATCGTTGGCCTGATGCAAAAGTGACAGAGACTGGTCTTCGGTATGTAGTAAAGAAAGACGGTGAAGGAAAGAAAAGCCCGAAACACGGCCAAACTGTAACTGTTCACTATACTGGCTCCTTGCTCGATGGAAGGATTTTTGATAGTTCAGTGCAGAGGGGGACCCCAGCTCAGTTTGCAATCGGACAGGTGATTGAAGGATGGAATGAGGCCTTGAAGACCATGACCGTAGGTGAACAGCGGACCCTGATCATCCCCCCCGAACTCGGATACGGGACCATGGGATATCCCGGGGTTATCCCTCCCAACTCCTATCTGATTTTCGATGTGGAGTTGATAAAGTTTTAA
- the radA gene encoding DNA repair protein RadA, protein MKEKAVHYVCSQCGRVETKWLGRCPDCGSWNTFEEEAVRKPSDGKRAVISTATKPVSLEEVEIDPLFRYETGISELDRVLGGGVMRGSSILLGGEPGIGKSTLMLQVLEKCSKGRKVLYISGEESPSQVKLRAQRLELNLSSISIFCDTRVEVVVSLLSEEKPDVVVVDSLQTLTSDEIPSPAGSVNQIRSCSTTLVGLCKQLGISLFLIGHVTKEGVLAGPKVIEHLVDTVIYFEQISSGIRLIRAAKNRFGSVDEIGIFSMHEKGLSPVANPSSFFITDRLTKDIPPGISYTPVIEGSRTFLVEIQALTTSAKNGYTRIYSDRIDTARVTRVAAILERHAGLRLSDQDIYVNVAGGMKLSEVSIELPLALALWSALTNKSIPKALVSYGELSLAGEVRGVGFPEKREKAAKELGFKRSIVPRIASRSLLVQHACSTIKEALDLMNSMK, encoded by the coding sequence GTGAAAGAGAAGGCTGTTCATTACGTCTGTAGCCAATGTGGCAGGGTTGAGACAAAATGGCTGGGACGCTGTCCAGACTGCGGAAGTTGGAACACCTTTGAAGAGGAAGCGGTACGTAAACCTTCCGATGGCAAGCGTGCTGTGATCAGCACTGCCACCAAGCCTGTGAGTTTGGAGGAAGTTGAGATTGATCCGTTGTTCCGTTATGAGACAGGTATCAGTGAACTTGACCGGGTACTCGGCGGAGGAGTCATGCGTGGCTCTTCCATTCTCCTTGGGGGAGAGCCGGGTATCGGAAAGTCCACCTTAATGCTCCAGGTACTTGAGAAGTGCTCAAAGGGACGAAAAGTGCTCTACATTTCTGGAGAGGAGTCACCCAGTCAGGTTAAGCTTCGTGCACAAAGATTGGAACTCAATCTTTCATCCATCTCGATTTTTTGTGATACAAGGGTGGAAGTGGTGGTAAGTCTCCTGAGTGAAGAGAAGCCTGATGTAGTCGTTGTTGATTCATTACAGACGCTCACCAGTGATGAGATCCCTTCCCCTGCCGGGTCAGTGAACCAGATCAGATCTTGTTCCACTACCTTGGTTGGCCTCTGTAAACAGTTGGGAATATCGTTGTTTCTTATCGGGCATGTGACGAAGGAAGGGGTGTTGGCTGGCCCAAAAGTCATTGAGCATCTGGTTGATACCGTAATCTACTTTGAGCAGATTTCCAGTGGAATTCGGTTGATTCGAGCTGCAAAGAATCGGTTCGGCTCAGTTGATGAAATCGGTATTTTCAGTATGCATGAGAAAGGGCTCAGCCCAGTGGCAAATCCATCCTCATTCTTTATCACCGATAGGCTCACAAAGGACATTCCCCCTGGAATATCCTATACCCCGGTTATCGAGGGGTCACGGACCTTTCTGGTGGAAATCCAGGCACTGACTACCAGTGCCAAGAATGGGTATACCCGCATCTATTCAGACCGAATTGATACAGCCAGGGTTACCCGCGTTGCTGCAATTTTAGAGCGGCATGCAGGCCTACGTCTCAGTGACCAGGATATCTATGTCAATGTGGCAGGGGGGATGAAACTCAGCGAGGTATCCATCGAGTTGCCCCTTGCCCTTGCCCTTTGGTCTGCCCTGACAAACAAGAGTATTCCCAAGGCCTTGGTCAGCTATGGGGAGCTTAGCCTTGCTGGAGAAGTAAGGGGGGTTGGGTTTCCGGAGAAGCGAGAAAAGGCTGCCAAGGAGCTGGGCTTCAAGCGTTCAATCGTACCCAGGATTGCTTCGCGTTCCCTACTGGTTCAACATGCTTGCTCTACGATAAAGGAAGCTCTAGATCTCATGAATTCAATGAAGTGA
- a CDS encoding TraB/GumN family protein, translated as MTDEKMSDTFHRLTLNDGREILLVGTAHVSKESVDEVAQLIESEQPDHICLELDDGRMKNREEKSSWSDMDIKKVLKENKGFLLLANMALSSFQKRMGDQSGSAPGEEILSAARLAKEKEIPYSLCDREIQVTFSRAWRKSNLWNKAKLIATIISAAFSNEKISEEELESLKKADVMQGMMDEMAKELPSVKEVLIDERDRYLATSIFLSPGDKKLAVIGAGHQGGIIRTIKAIEEGTFGTDLSDISTTPKGGKAGKIFSWGFPILIVGILLYGFFNLGQSEGIKMFGYWLAVNMSFTAIGAILAFAHPLNTLVSILSAPLTSLHPGIGVGMVSGLMEATLRKPKVRDFEQLGEDATSFRGWYRNRVLHTLLVFLYTSLGASIGNVVIFPILLSMLGS; from the coding sequence ATGACTGATGAAAAAATGAGTGATACCTTCCACCGACTCACACTCAACGATGGAAGAGAGATTCTCCTTGTGGGCACAGCCCATGTATCCAAAGAGAGTGTTGATGAAGTGGCACAGCTCATTGAGAGTGAGCAACCTGACCATATCTGCCTTGAGCTTGACGATGGACGTATGAAAAACAGGGAGGAGAAATCCTCTTGGTCAGATATGGACATCAAGAAGGTCCTCAAGGAGAATAAGGGGTTCCTCCTATTAGCAAATATGGCCCTCTCCTCCTTTCAGAAACGAATGGGAGACCAATCAGGGAGTGCCCCCGGAGAAGAAATCCTCAGTGCAGCCAGACTGGCCAAGGAAAAAGAGATTCCCTACTCACTCTGTGACCGGGAAATCCAGGTCACGTTCAGCAGGGCATGGAGAAAGTCGAACCTCTGGAACAAGGCAAAACTCATTGCCACTATCATCAGCGCCGCTTTCAGTAATGAAAAGATTTCAGAGGAGGAACTGGAGTCCCTCAAAAAAGCCGATGTCATGCAAGGTATGATGGATGAGATGGCCAAGGAACTACCCTCGGTCAAGGAAGTGCTCATCGACGAGCGTGACCGTTATCTGGCAACCAGTATCTTCCTCTCCCCTGGTGATAAAAAACTTGCAGTCATTGGCGCAGGTCACCAAGGTGGTATCATCAGGACGATCAAGGCAATCGAAGAGGGCACCTTCGGTACCGACCTTTCAGACATCAGCACCACCCCAAAGGGTGGCAAAGCCGGAAAGATTTTTTCCTGGGGCTTTCCCATCCTTATTGTGGGAATTCTCTTGTATGGTTTCTTCAACCTCGGTCAGAGTGAAGGGATCAAGATGTTTGGGTACTGGCTGGCAGTGAACATGAGCTTCACCGCTATTGGTGCAATCCTGGCCTTTGCCCATCCCCTCAACACATTGGTGAGTATATTGTCAGCCCCCCTAACAAGCCTCCATCCTGGGATTGGGGTTGGAATGGTGAGCGGATTGATGGAAGCAACGCTCAGGAAACCAAAGGTTCGTGATTTTGAGCAACTGGGGGAGGATGCAACATCCTTCAGAGGGTGGTATCGAAACCGTGTATTACACACCCTCCTTGTCTTCCTCTACACCAGCCTAGGAGCCTCCATCGGAAATGTTGTCATTTTCCCCATTCTTTTGAGCATGCTCGGTTCTTAA
- a CDS encoding lysine exporter LysO family protein, which yields METLLYLAKLALALVLGMGSAHLLGKERFTHVSAYAQMFLVWLLLFFMGVNTGGIDGITSQFGTIGITALLITLFGVAGTILVALLFSFILTPSLRSEHIAIAKRKEQSFIRRLYDIIKEPLLLVSIVILGLVLRLGTNAFSWFDSSLVTYLLYVLLFFVGMGMVHRKISFKGVFADRSLFFLPLYTILGTYVGALGVFLFTPFTLSQVIGMLSGFGWYSLSGILITDLGYPVLGSISFLSNLLRESFSFFLIPLFGRLGRRYYYPAVCTAGATSMDVTLVLLSSHFGTRTMVGSIYHGVIMSLVAPLLIPLFF from the coding sequence ATGGAAACACTTCTCTATCTGGCGAAACTCGCCCTTGCTTTAGTTCTCGGAATGGGTTCTGCACATCTTTTGGGCAAGGAAAGGTTCACCCATGTCTCAGCATATGCACAGATGTTCTTGGTTTGGCTTCTGCTGTTTTTCATGGGGGTGAACACAGGTGGAATCGATGGAATCACCTCACAGTTTGGGACCATCGGTATTACCGCATTGCTTATCACCCTTTTTGGGGTAGCTGGTACCATTCTTGTTGCTCTGCTTTTTTCCTTTATCCTGACACCGTCCTTGCGTTCTGAGCATATTGCCATTGCAAAGAGGAAGGAGCAGAGTTTCATCAGAAGACTGTATGATATTATCAAGGAACCTCTGCTCTTGGTTTCCATTGTAATCCTTGGATTGGTATTGAGACTGGGTACGAATGCCTTCTCCTGGTTTGACAGTTCCCTGGTTACCTACCTGCTCTATGTGCTGTTGTTCTTTGTTGGCATGGGTATGGTCCATCGGAAGATAAGCTTCAAAGGGGTGTTTGCTGATAGGAGCCTGTTTTTCCTCCCTCTCTACACCATACTCGGTACTTATGTCGGAGCCTTAGGGGTTTTCCTTTTCACTCCCTTTACCCTCTCACAAGTAATAGGGATGCTTAGTGGTTTTGGGTGGTACTCTCTCTCCGGTATCCTGATCACCGATCTGGGGTATCCGGTTCTTGGTTCCATCTCATTCCTGTCCAATCTGCTGAGGGAGAGCTTCTCATTCTTCCTCATACCTCTGTTTGGGAGGTTGGGAAGGAGGTATTACTATCCTGCCGTCTGTACTGCCGGTGCAACCAGTATGGATGTCACCTTGGTCTTGCTTTCCTCTCACTTTGGGACGCGTACCATGGTAGGTTCAATCTACCATGGTGTGATCATGAGCTTGGTTGCTCCGCTTCTCATTCCTCTCTTTTTCTAA
- a CDS encoding SprT family zinc-dependent metalloprotease, translating to MKTDGKVENIPYTLLYRRGIRHITVRVKADGKVKVSAPYGISKAAVERVILSNKEKLLHTINKQQQALHTYENGELFPYEGKHYTLILEPGLHTAITVHDSSLLVTYDPKKPLDSLGICHLIKEHYREEARKRLTPLVFYWADILHLPIPPFSVRDSKSRWGSCSAKGRLNFSLRCQALSEKQLSYLVLHEMAHLVHFNHSKEFHSLLLHYMSDYKQVQRTIFSMQRETQLCL from the coding sequence ATGAAAACAGACGGTAAAGTAGAAAACATACCATACACCCTTCTCTACAGAAGAGGGATTCGACATATAACGGTTCGGGTCAAGGCAGATGGGAAGGTGAAGGTAAGTGCCCCTTACGGAATATCGAAGGCTGCCGTAGAGAGGGTGATTCTCAGCAATAAGGAAAAACTGCTCCATACAATCAATAAACAGCAACAGGCACTGCATACCTATGAGAATGGAGAGTTGTTTCCCTATGAAGGGAAACACTACACACTTATATTGGAGCCTGGATTACATACAGCAATTACGGTACATGATTCCTCCTTGCTTGTGACCTATGATCCCAAAAAGCCCTTGGACTCCCTTGGCATCTGTCATTTAATCAAGGAACACTATCGAGAAGAGGCACGCAAGAGGTTGACTCCGTTGGTTTTCTATTGGGCAGATATCCTGCATCTCCCCATTCCTCCCTTTTCGGTACGCGATTCAAAAAGTCGATGGGGTAGCTGTTCAGCAAAAGGCAGGCTGAATTTTTCCCTGCGATGCCAAGCCCTAAGCGAGAAGCAACTCTCCTACTTGGTACTGCATGAAATGGCTCACTTGGTACATTTCAATCACTCAAAAGAGTTTCATTCCCTACTTCTGCATTATATGAGCGACTACAAACAGGTACAACGAACCATATTTTCCATGCAAAGGGAGACCCAGCTCTGCCTTTGA
- a CDS encoding FprA family A-type flavoprotein, protein MKPDVLADGVYRVAAKVGSRDLFEGIWPIPDGVMLNSYVVKGNEKRVLVDLVKDWDGALKAVGDQLESLSLGEGNLDYIIINHMEPDHTGAMAEIVKHYPDVEILCSAKAVPLIKHFYKIEKNVRAVSDGETLDLGGKTLKFFMTPNIHWPETMMTYLEEDGILFSCDAFGSFGRYEGCFDDELTEEDKAKLASETERYYANIVSSFSSFVIRGIAKLDGLAIKMVAPSHGVVWRSEPEKIIEWYKTLATYMQGPREKEVAVVWSSMYGNTQALLDSILAGLKSEGIPVHVLQVPQTHESFVLEKVWRSEGLIIGMPTYEYKMFPPMYHVLDILERSHVQGRKTLRFGSFGWSGGAQKQFDEFSTAMKLDCRGVIEYQGSPSEEDKQKAYDLAKALAKDIKG, encoded by the coding sequence ATGAAACCTGATGTACTTGCAGATGGTGTCTACCGCGTGGCCGCAAAGGTTGGCAGTCGGGACCTATTTGAAGGAATATGGCCTATCCCTGATGGAGTGATGCTGAACTCTTATGTGGTGAAAGGCAATGAGAAACGTGTTCTGGTCGATTTGGTCAAGGATTGGGATGGAGCGCTGAAAGCTGTTGGTGATCAGCTGGAAAGCCTTTCCCTCGGCGAAGGGAATCTGGACTACATCATCATCAACCACATGGAACCAGATCACACTGGTGCAATGGCTGAAATCGTCAAGCACTATCCTGATGTAGAAATCCTCTGCAGCGCAAAAGCTGTTCCCCTGATAAAGCATTTCTATAAGATTGAGAAAAACGTACGGGCTGTCAGTGACGGGGAGACCCTCGACCTTGGGGGGAAGACCCTCAAGTTTTTCATGACCCCGAATATCCACTGGCCTGAGACCATGATGACGTATCTGGAAGAGGATGGGATCCTCTTCAGTTGTGATGCCTTTGGTTCCTTTGGTCGGTATGAGGGCTGCTTTGATGATGAGCTGACTGAAGAGGATAAGGCAAAGCTTGCCAGTGAGACTGAACGCTACTATGCAAATATCGTCTCATCCTTCTCATCCTTTGTAATTCGTGGAATTGCCAAGCTTGATGGACTTGCTATCAAGATGGTTGCTCCGAGCCATGGGGTTGTCTGGCGCTCAGAACCTGAGAAGATTATCGAGTGGTACAAGACCCTGGCCACCTACATGCAAGGGCCTAGGGAGAAAGAGGTAGCTGTAGTCTGGTCCAGTATGTATGGCAATACCCAGGCCTTGCTTGATTCAATACTTGCAGGATTGAAGAGTGAAGGTATTCCTGTCCATGTCCTGCAGGTTCCCCAGACCCATGAGTCCTTTGTCCTGGAGAAGGTGTGGAGAAGCGAAGGCTTGATCATCGGCATGCCTACCTACGAATACAAGATGTTCCCCCCGATGTATCACGTTCTGGATATTCTTGAAAGAAGCCATGTACAGGGGAGAAAAACGCTGCGCTTTGGATCCTTTGGATGGTCTGGTGGAGCACAAAAACAGTTTGATGAGTTCTCCACTGCTATGAAGTTGGACTGTCGTGGTGTGATTGAGTACCAAGGCTCTCCCAGTGAGGAGGATAAGCAGAAAGCCTATGATCTGGCAAAGGCGCTTGCCAAGGATATTAAGGGCTAA
- a CDS encoding gamma-glutamyl-gamma-aminobutyrate hydrolase family protein, whose protein sequence is MSRPIIAIGGTYDQAPPTSAFPTLRRIFTNEGYVEKLDQSGASVILIPHTKTNIDSLISLCDGLLLPGGPDIEPLLYNKERHPSCGKSDMESDTFQIALYHAAKRKSIPILGICRGCQLINVAEGGTLFQDYMLRDHHHIVHPDLEHFDQVSHPVTIQENTKLASILGSGEVGVNSLHHQCIDEVAPAFQCTARSDDACIEAIESTTDNWILGVQWHPESMGAEMLPLFKAFVEAAMG, encoded by the coding sequence ATGAGCAGGCCGATTATTGCGATAGGCGGGACCTATGACCAGGCTCCGCCTACTTCTGCATTTCCTACCCTTCGGAGGATTTTCACCAATGAAGGGTATGTTGAAAAGCTTGATCAGAGCGGTGCTTCCGTCATTCTTATTCCCCACACAAAAACTAATATTGATAGCCTAATATCTCTATGTGATGGTCTTTTACTACCAGGTGGACCAGATATTGAGCCATTATTGTATAACAAAGAGCGTCACCCATCCTGTGGCAAAAGCGACATGGAAAGCGATACATTCCAGATTGCTCTCTACCATGCTGCAAAGAGGAAGAGTATACCAATCCTTGGTATCTGTAGGGGATGTCAGTTGATCAATGTAGCTGAGGGAGGAACACTCTTTCAGGACTATATGCTGAGAGATCACCACCACATTGTCCATCCAGATCTGGAACACTTTGACCAAGTAAGTCACCCGGTCACCATTCAGGAAAACACAAAGCTTGCTTCCATACTGGGAAGCGGGGAGGTCGGGGTCAACAGTCTTCACCACCAATGCATTGACGAAGTTGCCCCTGCTTTTCAGTGTACCGCAAGAAGCGACGATGCTTGCATTGAAGCTATAGAGAGTACCACTGACAATTGGATTCTAGGGGTGCAATGGCATCCTGAGAGCATGGGAGCTGAGATGCTTCCCCTCTTCAAGGCGTTTGTGGAAGCAGCCATGGGATAA
- a CDS encoding aminoacyl-histidine dipeptidase, with amino-acid sequence MQDAVKGLKPQALWNYFSDLSDIPRESGNEEGVRQFLLAFAKEHELESIVDAVGNVIVRKKAYPGFEKRPSVALQGHMDMVCVKEAWSTHDFEKDPIELVQDGDFLKANGTTLGGDNGIAIALALDILADKEAKHGPLEAIFTISEETGLTGAFNIEQDKVQSRLLINLDSEEEGVLYIGCAGGVEVDVTLPVQWEQVPSSFKAFTLTADGMLGGHSGGEIHKQRANAIKVAARALSQIHSCMVFKAEGGTKRNVIPSVCSLSFAVPSGEIETLKAFVSQTQQMLSDEYALNDPDIRLTLEETTTPKKAVDGTISKQLLTSLYAAPHGVDAMSFRIPGIVETSSNLAILRLDEEAFHVTSSHRSSVLSARDDIARRFASVFTLAGAKTTFVGAYPAWTPNPDSALTGFCAKAYEEYTGKKPEITAIHAGLECGIINSRIPGMDSVSFGPDMFDVHSTKERISIPSVERISGFTRHLLSIIE; translated from the coding sequence ATGCAAGATGCAGTGAAGGGGTTGAAACCCCAGGCACTCTGGAACTATTTCTCTGACCTTTCCGATATTCCCCGAGAATCGGGGAATGAGGAAGGAGTACGTCAATTTCTACTTGCCTTTGCCAAAGAACATGAGCTTGAGTCGATTGTTGATGCAGTCGGTAATGTTATCGTGCGGAAGAAGGCTTATCCAGGATTTGAGAAGAGACCTTCAGTCGCCTTGCAAGGACATATGGATATGGTCTGTGTAAAAGAGGCCTGGAGCACTCATGACTTCGAAAAAGATCCTATTGAGCTTGTACAAGATGGCGACTTTCTCAAGGCTAATGGTACCACCCTCGGTGGAGATAATGGTATTGCAATCGCGCTCGCCCTGGATATCCTTGCAGACAAAGAAGCAAAACATGGTCCCTTGGAGGCCATCTTTACCATAAGTGAAGAGACTGGACTGACAGGGGCTTTCAACATTGAACAAGACAAGGTACAGAGTAGGCTCCTGATCAATCTGGACAGCGAAGAAGAGGGCGTTCTCTATATCGGGTGTGCCGGAGGAGTCGAGGTTGATGTAACGCTTCCTGTACAGTGGGAGCAAGTTCCTTCTTCCTTCAAGGCCTTCACATTGACTGCAGACGGGATGCTCGGAGGGCATAGCGGAGGAGAGATTCATAAGCAGCGGGCAAATGCCATCAAGGTAGCTGCTCGTGCATTAAGCCAGATTCACTCCTGTATGGTCTTCAAGGCAGAAGGAGGAACCAAGCGAAATGTTATTCCTTCAGTCTGTTCTCTTTCTTTTGCAGTACCGTCCGGTGAGATTGAAACATTGAAGGCTTTTGTCTCACAGACCCAGCAGATGCTTAGTGATGAGTATGCTCTCAATGATCCGGATATTCGCCTTACCTTGGAGGAGACGACTACCCCAAAGAAAGCTGTGGATGGAACAATCAGCAAGCAACTGCTCACCAGCCTGTATGCCGCCCCCCATGGGGTCGATGCCATGAGTTTCAGGATTCCTGGCATCGTGGAGACCTCATCCAATCTGGCCATTCTTAGGCTGGATGAAGAGGCTTTCCATGTTACCAGCAGCCATCGCTCCTCAGTACTCTCTGCGCGTGACGATATAGCCCGTAGGTTTGCGTCAGTCTTCACCCTTGCCGGTGCAAAGACAACCTTTGTAGGGGCATACCCTGCATGGACACCAAACCCCGACTCCGCATTGACGGGATTCTGTGCAAAGGCGTATGAGGAGTATACTGGGAAGAAGCCGGAAATTACGGCCATCCATGCTGGTCTTGAATGTGGCATTATCAACAGCAGGATTCCTGGGATGGACTCTGTCTCCTTTGGCCCTGACATGTTTGATGTCCACTCCACCAAGGAACGTATCAGCATACCCTCTGTTGAGCGTATCAGTGGATTCACCCGTCACCTGCTTTCAATCATCGAATGA
- the nagA gene encoding N-acetylglucosamine-6-phosphate deacetylase: MSLRTVLTNGTVVTGYAKLKDCALYIDEKGEIGDIFNMRRLSEKHFPSDTTMIDVGGSYIMPGFIDSHIHGIGGFGTEDCKASSILGMSERLADFGVSAFMPTVYTDKLDVMKASTKAIADAMGSEQGAKIMGINLEGPFISMERVGAQNPEGVIPVNLEIFNDLIEAGQGKVICMTVAPELKHMRELALLAREKNIVLLAGHTNASYENIMEGMQCGIFHSTHFFNAMSRLHHRNPGTVGAILIQRDMQCEIICDGIHVHPELVKMLLREKPLDNIVMITDSLKPTKQRTGPMLANGMECTVGEDGAFVSIKDPDLFIGSALTMLQGMKNAIDWEIPIQQASQMSSTNPARIYSFTKQGMLVPGYKADVVVLDENMQMKGLFVDGNLIRDRFA, translated from the coding sequence ATGAGTCTACGAACCGTACTTACCAATGGGACAGTTGTAACTGGTTATGCAAAACTGAAAGACTGCGCCCTCTATATAGATGAAAAAGGTGAAATCGGCGACATCTTCAATATGAGAAGACTGTCTGAAAAACACTTCCCCAGTGACACCACCATGATTGATGTAGGAGGTTCCTATATCATGCCTGGTTTCATCGATTCCCATATCCACGGAATTGGGGGGTTTGGGACAGAGGATTGTAAGGCTTCCAGCATCCTGGGAATGAGCGAACGACTTGCGGACTTTGGAGTGAGTGCATTCATGCCCACGGTATACACTGACAAGCTTGATGTAATGAAAGCCAGCACAAAGGCGATTGCTGATGCAATGGGCAGTGAGCAAGGTGCAAAGATAATGGGCATCAATCTGGAAGGGCCCTTTATCTCCATGGAACGTGTTGGAGCCCAGAATCCAGAGGGCGTCATACCTGTCAATCTTGAGATTTTCAATGATCTCATCGAAGCAGGACAAGGCAAGGTCATCTGTATGACAGTAGCCCCTGAACTCAAACACATGCGTGAATTGGCATTGTTGGCAAGAGAAAAGAACATCGTTTTGCTTGCTGGCCATACCAACGCCAGCTACGAAAATATCATGGAAGGGATGCAGTGTGGAATCTTCCACTCCACCCACTTCTTCAATGCAATGAGCCGTCTTCATCACAGGAACCCTGGAACGGTCGGGGCAATCCTGATCCAAAGAGACATGCAGTGTGAAATTATCTGTGACGGTATTCATGTACATCCTGAATTGGTCAAAATGTTGCTCCGTGAAAAACCACTAGACAACATTGTCATGATAACCGATAGTCTCAAGCCCACCAAACAAAGAACCGGCCCGATGTTGGCCAATGGAATGGAATGCACGGTGGGGGAAGATGGAGCCTTTGTCAGCATCAAGGACCCTGATCTGTTCATCGGCTCTGCACTGACCATGCTCCAAGGAATGAAGAATGCAATCGACTGGGAAATACCTATTCAACAAGCAAGCCAGATGAGTTCCACAAACCCAGCACGTATATACAGCTTTACCAAACAAGGGATGCTGGTTCCAGGCTACAAGGCGGATGTGGTTGTCCTGGATGAGAACATGCAGATGAAAGGTTTGTTTGTCGATGGAAATCTGATCCGTGACCGCTTTGCCTGA